One Dunckerocampus dactyliophorus isolate RoL2022-P2 chromosome 15, RoL_Ddac_1.1, whole genome shotgun sequence genomic window, CGcttgtacagtattttgcaaAAGGTGACCATACTATAGTTAGGGTTACGGTTAGGGAGTTgaggttagggttagtgttttattttgtataccTACTGAACAGTAAAAATAGCATTACTTGGGACTTATTACTTAATATTACTTTCTACTTTTAGGGTAAAataaataatccatccatccattttctactgcacctcaccagggaggcatccaagaggcatccagactagatgtcCAAGCTCCtcccctacagaggaaactcatttcagccgcttgtattcacaactttgctgttttggtcacaacccaaagctcatgaccacaggtgagcgTAAGAACGTCGATCGAGAGCTTttccttctggctcagctctctcttcaccatgacgaaCCAGTATAGCGACTGTATTGCTGCAGACACTGTGCCAAGCCGAGTGTTTTACACGATACCTGGTACTGGCAGCATAACATTCTTCAAATTGTTGCCCAAGTATTGTGTTGGCAACACCAAGTTCACGCTGAATCGGAAAAACTTGTGGACTATTTTGAGTCATTACAGTTATATCTAGATGCAAGGTTCTCATTAAGACGATCGTATTGATTATCCGACACATCGAGGTACCAACTTCGAGCGGGGCtgaacataacataacattagaTCATAACAACAAGCGGTTCTGCATAGTTAGCAAAGTTGTGTATTGATGTTGAGTTGGGTAGTGTGGTAGAATGTACAATTTGCATTCTACAGCTTCGTATATCCGCATTTTTATTCCTGCTCCTTCCTAACTTTAATGAGTTCTCGCTGTACATATGTGGCAACTAGTGACAAAGTTTCATGGAAATCTGTGGGGTAGCTTTTGCATAGTCGGGCTTAGGAATTAACTTGTCCTTGTAACCTAACTTTTGAGACATGATTGGGATAAATCTTAAGTGGATGTAGGCACCCTCCCCACACCCTCTCTACGTCTCCCCCCCTCAAAGTCCCAGCTGTAGCACCGCAATGACATCTTGTGCACTCTAGTCATGCTCCCCTGCAAATGGCAAATAAACGCTTTTTTGGACAGGGAGAGTTGCCGCCGCCAATGATGAAAATGCATGTCATCATGGAATGCAGGAGATGCCCCCATCTCCCGCCGCCCCCCGTGGGGATGCAGTTTGGATCAGATGGAGTGAGGCTGGACTGCAACACAGCTGCTCACAAATCACACCGTGTGCTCGAAGCGGCGACAACCGCCACCTGTTGTGTGTCCTCGGCAGAACCGCTGACCCGTTTAAGTGGCATCAAATTAAAGGCGAGTTTTGTCGTTTCACTACTCTTTCCCACTCTTgacaaaagtacaaaagacaACATGAAGGTACAGGTGGTGGCGTAAGGGTGAGCTTGGCCTTTTTCTGCTCCCTCTCTAAGCAATTTTCAGCTTGAGTGAGCAGAGATACGTTGGTCGCAACAAGAACAATAATGAAGCTCATTTATTCCCATTGTCCCACGGCACCGTATAAGACAAAAGAAGCCATTTAGGCATTTGTGTTGGACTGAAAGGAGGCTGGCACACACCTTATGTTCATCAGTCAAAAGGCTGGGATCATTTTCGTCACCATCCTGATGAGGTTGCGTCCAAAACACAGCGGGGGAGCCGCATGATTGATAGCTACACTAAGATAGTCACTGCTGCTCTCCCCAGGCGATCGCTTGCTCAGCATGCTGGTGAGATTCCGAGTCGGTGCTTTCAACTTGAGCGCTATGACTGTTGGCACCTCGGGGAGATGTTCCAGCAGAAGTCTCACCAAGCAAGACTGTCAAAACGAGGAGGGAAGTGTCCACAGTGAGGACAGATGGATTTGTTTGGCCTCTGCAGACTCTTGTGTGAGGCTCAACGGGGCAGCAGGAAGGTACACGAAGAGCAGCCACCTGTGGGGCTACGGTACGACGCTATATGACCATCTAGCCGCCGCTCTAATCCATTTGTCCTCAACGGGGAAACAAGTGTGTCCCATTTGTATTGTTGCCATTTCCCAGCGTAAATCACTTAGACTTAAACATTTTATGGGGATTAGGACAGCTTAGCACCCTGCCCTGATGTGACCATTAGGGATTTCTGGCACCGCAGATAGGTGAAGGTTGAAGACTGAGGCATGTACCTCACACCTAATGACCTCATGGTTCCAAAACACTCAATGTTTGCAAGAGAATGCTGCTCACAGTCACTAGGGAGCATATGTGCATGGCATCTGATATGCTATCATGCAATGATGCAGAGGTCCACAACCGACTGCATGGAACTATCAGACACAATAgaacaggggcgtcaaactcgttttcactgtGGGGCCGCATTGCAGTTATGGTTACCTTCAGTCAAGGTGCCATGTGCAAACTTGAATATACAGCTATTGTATAGTTGTAAgaataatcattttattattaataatatagaataatgacaatgattcattcatcattataatatatattaaaaataatattaaattggatttgacgacaaaaaacttttttgtaaaaaatacatttagcaagaaagatgaagtgtcttttgtttttaagatattttaatttaaattgtttacttatataaatatatttaaataagtaaatatatctcacatgaaaaataataaaaaaaatacaactaaacAATTATTACAACAATATAATATgtacacatattttaaaaaataatattaaaacaaaataagtgtctttttgatgtgtattatttccaggctttcgcgggccacataacaTGATATGGCGGGCTgaaatccggcccccgggccttgactTTGACACCTGTGCAATAGAAGAATCaatagactttttaaaaaacatttaattaattttttgtaaataactacatggaatttaatgtaaatgtatatCACCTTCGGAAgtgtggtttattttatttaataccaATGCACGatagctgcacggtggcctggtggtcagcatgttggccacacagtcaggagagctgTGTTCCAATGTCCGTGGgatatttctgtgtggagtttccacacgttctccccatgcatgcgttggttttctccggtttcctcccacatcccaaaaacatgcatgttagcttcattggagactctaaattgtccataggtatgaatgtgagtgtttgtctatatgtgctctgccattggctggacaccagtccagagtaccctgcctcttgtagtgggattggctccagcataccaccgcaaccctgatgaggattaagcggcacagaaagtAAATGAATAAAGCACAATTTATTTTACTCTGACTTTGGGGTCAAGGATGACCACTGCGTACATGAAAAGGCAAACGACGTGAACAACAACGTTTTTCACTGACGTGAACAACAACGTTTTTCACTGGGGCTACTGAGAAAATGGGGAGACGAAAACaaaattcaaactaaattaTGGCAGCGGCTACTTCAAATGTGGTTTTGTCACTTTCAGGCATGCAAATGCACCAACTCTCTGGTGTGTTGTGTACAGGAAGAAGTTTGTTCGATCATTTTGgatcacattttaaaaaggaaCTTTCCAGACCTTTCCGCAATGGCAGAAGAAGACGTTGCCATTTGCTTGTGTAAGACTTTTGGGGGGGGCACTAACCACAACCAAAACAAGACTCAGCATCAAAATAGACGGTAAAAATGCACTGCGTCTGTCACTCATTGCATCAAACCACACTATTATCATCTTCTCTATAGAAAAGTAACTCTAGGCTCACACTGATGGTGAGTCAGTGTGCTTTTTGTTAGTTTTGTTCAGTGttttactttgatattttcccTCTTTTATACAGTGCATCCCTTCATGACAATAGCATTGTTAGAAGTTTGAAAGAAGCGAGGCAGTGcgtgggctcaaaaaggttggagaCCACAGCTAAAAGGTATGAACCAGTGGTCGTGGCCCAGTTCATCCTGTCTCAAGCCTTCCTCTGCTAAATTTAGGCAGGATTTGTTACCCTGCAAAGGCCTTTCCATTCAATGACCAAGAATCCACTATTGCAGCTGAAAATAAAGCAAAGAATGATTTTCCTCGTTTCAATGAGCTGACAGGTGCGTGTTGAGGGACCTTCAACACGCAACAATTTCTCAACATTTTCATCTCCGTCAGCATTCTTTCATACAAGCCAGACTGATTATCAAACACATGTTAAGGAAGCACTTAGTTGCCTTAGTAGAATATTTATACGCTAATGTGACAGTGCTTTCATGAATATCTCATTTTAGCCTTGTTCCAAATGCTCTTTGTTCTCCTCTGCAGATTCCACGTGAGTAGGAGGCGTCACCCCCCCCCAGGAGCAGATGCCATGGACGCATTTAACTTCACTTACTGGAACGCCTCGGAAGGCAACGACACCGACGCGGCGGAGGAGAGTGAGAGCGCCTACAAGACGGTGGAGGTGGTGTTCATCGTGTTGGTGGCCGGCTCCCTCAGTCTGGTCACTGTGATCGGAAACATCCTGGTCATGCTGTCCATCAAAGTCAACAGGAACTTGCAGACTGTCAACAACTATTTCCTCTTCAGCCTGGCGTGCGCTGACCTAATCATTGGACTGTGCTCCATGAACTTGTACACGGTCTACATCGTCATCGGGTACTGGCCTCTGGGTCCGGTGGTTTGTGACTTGTGGCTGGCACTGGACTACGTGGTCAGCAACGCGTCCGTCATGAATCTTCTCATCATAAGCTTTGACAGATACTTCTGCGTCACCAAGCCCCTCAGCTACCCCGTCAAAAGGACCACCAAGATGGCGGGGATGATGATCGCCGCCGCCTGGGTGCTGTCTTTCATCCTGTGGGCGCCCGCCATCCTTTTCTGGCAGTTCATCGTGGGTGGGCGGACAGTGCCTGAGAAGGAGTGCTACATTCAGTTCTTCTCCAACGCCGCTGTCACCTTTGGCACGGCCATCGCCGCTTTTTACTTGCCCGTTATCATCATGATTCAGCTCTACTGGCAGATCTCCAGGGCGAGCAAGAGCCGCGTAAAGAAGGAGAACCGAAAGCCATCAGGAGGCAACGCCGAGCCTCTGTCGCCCGTCCAGCGGAGGAACAACAAAcccaacaataacaacataccCGGCGAGAACGTAGGTTGCTCCCAGAGCCAGAATGTGGACGATAGCACAAACCAACATGACGGGAGGATGCAGAACGGCAAAGCGCCTTCAACCACAAATGAGGGAGAAACCGAGGGTGACGACGTGGCGAGGGACGTCTGTGGTCCCGGAGAAGAGAAGGAGAGCTCCAATGACTCCACCTCAGGCAGCGTGGCGGCGTCCAACATGAAAGAAGAGGAGGCGGTGCCCTCAGCGGCCAACTCCAGTGCAGACACCAACCAGTCTCTGCCACGCCAGCGGGCCAAGGCAGGTGGCTCCAAACTGACCTGCATCAAAATCAAGGCTAAATCCCCCAAAGGTGACTGCTACACGCCCTCCAACGCTACTGTGGAAATAGTGCCCGCCTCTGACCGGCAGAACCACGTGGCCCGCAAGATCGTCAAGATGACCAAGCAGCCGcccaacaaaaagaagaaagtggCGCCATCACGGGAGAAGAAAGTGACGCGCACCATCATGGCCATCCTGGTGGCGTTCGTGGCCACATGGACGCCTTACAACGTGATGGTGCTCATTAACACCTTCTGCTCCAGTTGTGTCCCCAGCACGGTGTGGACGCTGGGGTACTGGCTGTGCTACATCAACAGCACCATCAACCCCGCCTGCTACGCTCTGTGCAACGTCACCTTCAAAAAGACCTTCAAGCACCTCCTGCTCTGCCAGTACAAGAACATTCGGTCAGCCAGATAGAGATGTTGGCATGAGGAGAGTGccatgtgtgcatgtttgtgtgaatgACCATTCCATCATTTACATTTTGGACCACTTTACAGAAATTAGCTGTGTTGTGCAGGAAGGGACTCCTAAAAGAGGAACCGCAACATTTTGACAACTTCACACTGGGACAATAGGGCTGCCTGAATTTACATACTTTTTGAACAGGTATTAAGTTCAGTGACAATATTTGTCGCTAAGTGTACAAAGTAGATCACCGTTTGTGTTCACACTTCATCACAGCACATCCCTGACTGACATTGAAACTGGATTGAACGCCTTTTCATCCTCGTTAGGTAAATTGCAGTGGCTGCAATGTGCAACCTCGCCACCAGAGGCCACTAAATCCTCTGCACTTGTAAATCTAAAAGGTCCCGCATTATAAAAAAGTCACATCGTGACagagaaaaacctccttcctcatggacatgataccgcctctgatCCGCCCGTAGCTAGATCAGTCTGCCCAGTGTATAAACCTCACTTCCTGAAACATTAAGAGTCTGCCGAGTTGTCAGGTCGGGCTTTTCGCTCGACGACTAGCGCTCTCAACTCTCAATCTGCGGACCTTGGTTCGAGCCCAGGGCAAACGCTGGGCTGGTTGAAC contains:
- the chrm2a gene encoding muscarinic acetylcholine receptor M2a — translated: MDAFNFTYWNASEGNDTDAAEESESAYKTVEVVFIVLVAGSLSLVTVIGNILVMLSIKVNRNLQTVNNYFLFSLACADLIIGLCSMNLYTVYIVIGYWPLGPVVCDLWLALDYVVSNASVMNLLIISFDRYFCVTKPLSYPVKRTTKMAGMMIAAAWVLSFILWAPAILFWQFIVGGRTVPEKECYIQFFSNAAVTFGTAIAAFYLPVIIMIQLYWQISRASKSRVKKENRKPSGGNAEPLSPVQRRNNKPNNNNIPGENVGCSQSQNVDDSTNQHDGRMQNGKAPSTTNEGETEGDDVARDVCGPGEEKESSNDSTSGSVAASNMKEEEAVPSAANSSADTNQSLPRQRAKAGGSKLTCIKIKAKSPKGDCYTPSNATVEIVPASDRQNHVARKIVKMTKQPPNKKKKVAPSREKKVTRTIMAILVAFVATWTPYNVMVLINTFCSSCVPSTVWTLGYWLCYINSTINPACYALCNVTFKKTFKHLLLCQYKNIRSAR